GCATGCTATATAGAGTATTTGTCCATGTTAGGTTTAGCTGAGTGTGCACAAACTTATTagacctgtttaaaaaaaaaaaggtgaaattgTCACCATGATTATGGATGGATATCTTTATTTACACAATATTGTTAAAATTAGCtgaatatgtaaaaaaataatttcgcccagttttcattttgaaaccaGATTGTGGCAATAATTGCAGTAATTGTTGCAACACAGTATTGTTCAATTCCTCTTTGGCTCGATGTCCTCGTGTGACACGGCGGCTTGACCAAAGTGCCGGGAATCTTCCAAGTAGTCATATTAACTTGAAAACAAAGTGGCGCTTCATTCAAGCTATCGAGAGTAAAAGGACAAAGTTGAGTTTAGTGTGTCAGTAATATTGTAAAACTAAGATAATGTATGACTAAAGGCAATCAGCGAATTGATAGTGGTGTCAatgtaccaaaaaaaacattcttgatttttcactttcacattTGACAGTTACTCCTTACTTTAAATTGAGTGGAACAAACGCACAACAGTCAGTGTTTAGCCAATAACAGAAACTCGATGGCTCCGCCTGTGTCCCACGCATAAGCAGCGTATTCAAGTGGCAAGTCAAAGAGGTTGTTTTCTTCGCAAGTCAACGCATGTTTGTTTGCACTGTTGGAACCACCACGTTGGGCTTCTCCAACACTCCAACATTGTTGCTCGATTACAATGATGACAAGGGTGTGGTAGTCAGGTGGAGGGGGGGCTAAAAAGTTCTTTGGCAGGCGTTCTATAACTTGCTCATATTCAAGCCTGACAGGAAATGTTTGCTGCCAGTGCTGGTAATGTTATTTTGATGTGACACCAGAAATTCTGCGGATGATCTCAGGGTGTCACGTGATGCTGCTTGGGTGTAACGGCATGAGCAGGAGGGGTGAGGTCGCGCTGAGGTTGCCGTGATACTGCAACACTTGCAGATAAAGGGAAAGGAGCAGAGTTTGCTGTTTTTCTCACTGGAACTCTGACTGGCCAAACAAACTACATAGTAGCTGACCTCTCCTCCTAATGTCATATTTCACTTCTGCTGAAAAACATGTCATGGTTCTAAAAATATAAAGGTCCAATTTGATCATAATGGAAAATGGTAGAGGTTTTACATTAGCCCACATGCTTACTATCCATTCAGTAAGTCCAGATGTCGCTAGCTAACAGGTGGACGCGTTGTGCTTTAGCATGCTAGCACAATGGCGGCTTTCACTGTCTGACACGACTCGCCACATTTTGCATTGCCAGCTGTCTCGAAAAATTAGCAACAAGTAGCTTCATGGAAATAGCGGAGGAGTGTAGAGTTGCCAAGTTGTTTTTACTGTGGAGTAAGATAGAGCAGCACAAAATGAGATGCTAAACGTTGGCAGCTTGATGTCTTGCGGCATCCAAACACACTTTCAAAGCTAGCATCAAACCGCAATGTTTAATTGATGCCAACGTATGACCTGTCAAGCAGGTTTGATAGCTAAGGCAGTTcccccccaacctttttttcacattaaaCAAATCTCACGCAACACCACCCAACAAGAATATCACGAAAAGTATCAATGAACACCACTTTAGCCCCTAATGGAGGGTTTAATTGTTCAGCCTTTCACTCGATCGTTAACGCTGATGACAAAATCACTAATTAAAAAATTCTTTTGAGACAAATTCAGTGAAATGAAAGCATCCCTGCTGTTTGAAGCTTTTCATTCTAAACGGATTTTTTATGATTGTGCTGTGTTTCTGCAGTGTGTGTTAAACTGTAAGGGAAAAATCCTTGGGGATTTTTCGAAAGAGTTCAGGCGTTCTGCAAGCCGTGAGTTGAGAGATGTTTTAAAGTCCCCAGCCTTTCTTCCACCCTCTTGGCTAAGCAGCCCCTCATGAATTACTTGGGAAAGTGTGAGGGGATGCTTTGTTCCTGCTCTTGAGGGCTGTTGGCACATTTATGACGGGCCTGCATTGTGGCACACGTTTATTATTTAACTCGGAATTCTTTCTTATTCAGTCGGTAGGGCTTGTTACATGTTTAATTtaatctcttcttttttttaggctaAAAGGAAGTTGGATCTTGAAGACCCAGTTTTCCTCCCTGAGTTCCGCACCCCAAAAGGCAAAGGCGGCTTTGCGGCGAGTCCAAGAAGTAAGAACTTAACACggtccattttttatttgagggtACTAAAGAGTGTTTGCCTTTCAGCTCCAAAGTCGCCAGGTGAGCGGACGAGGTATGACACCTCGCTGGGTCTGCTGACCAAGAAGTTTGTGGGCCTCATTGCCAAGTCCCCTGATGGCGTCCTGGACCTGAACTGGGCCACGGAGGTGCTGGAGGTCCAAAAGAGGAGGATTTACGACATCACCAATGTCCTGGAAGGAGTCCAGCTCATTCGGAAAAAGTCAAAGAATAACATTCAATGGCTGTAAGTTGCCCCCCGGAATTCATAATGACCTCCTCTAGCTCAGGAATGGCAGAccagctttttaaaaaaaaaaaactctaatGTGTTGTTCTGGCAGGGTTGGAGATGTGTTTGAAGGCGGCACCAGCGGAGGAGCGAAGGCCCGAGCGCTGCAGAAAGAGCTCGGAGACCTGGAGCGAGCCGAGCGATCGCTGGACGAGCTCATCCACTCGACCGGCGCGCAGCTCAAACAGCTCACCGAGCACAAAGACAGCCAAAGATATCCTTCACATACCTCCTCTGGATCTGCTTCGATTGTCTTCTTCTTTGCCCCTTAACCTGACACCTGCACGCTGGGCTACGTGACGTACCAGGACATCCGCTCCATCGGCAGCTTCCGAGAGGAGACGGTGATCGCCATCAAAGCTCCCTCCGAGACCAAGCTGGAGGTGCCAGACGCGGCGGGGGTGAGGAACCGTCTTGTTTGACTCTTGACCATTTGACACTCTTCTgctgtctctctctccttctcaCCTCGTTCATTGTGTTTTAAAATCCACTTTACTTCCTTGACACCGATTATAGGCTTTGGTGCCATTTTTGGCACCTTGGAGGGTTAtaggaagacaaaaaatagattCCTTTAGGGTGGATATTTAGATTCATCCACCCGCTCAAAATAAATCTTAACAGTTCTTTCTTATTGTCAGGGCTCGTTACAGATCTATCTGAAGAGTAGTAATGGTCCAATAGAAGTCTACCTGTGTCCAGAGGAGGGTCTCGAAGACGCCAGTCCGGTTAAAAGTTTGGTTACACCAGAAAAGGCCACTGCAACACCGGCCAGCGCCAGCTGTGTCAAAGAAGAACCTGTTGAAGGTATCTTTGGGCTTTTTCTTGGTTTCAACTTAGGGTTAGAAGCCACTGTTAAGGTTTTAAAATAGGGCTGAAAGAAGGCTTTGGTTTCCAAACAAGTTCAGTCAGGATGCTTTTATTATCTTCCCCAAACAAACGCAGCGAGCATTTCCACAGCGGCTGCTGCgacctcctcctcatcatcatctgcCTCGCTGCTGGATGTGGAGCATCTGCTGGGTTTGCCCCCTAGCTTGCTGCAGATGACCGAAGACCAGCTACCCGGCACGTCCTTCTCCACCGACCCCAGCGAAGGCGGCGGCGCTCCCTTTGTCAGCTTCTCCCCGAATCTGGACCATAGCGACTACCTGTGGAGCCTGGAGGACGGCGAGGGCGTGTCTGACTTTTTCAACACCTACGACCTCAATGATCTCTTGTAAAGAAGAAGATGACAATACGGAGTTAGCCCCGCCCCTCCAAAAAGTTGTGGAGTTGATTTATTCGTGGCGAAGTCCCACCAACAGGCCGgaatattaggtacacatcTAAAATTTCATCGGTGGTCTTATTAAATTTGCAACAACTCTGCAGTTTAAAAAGGCCgtttaaatgaaaacaaaatgatgaataataataattggtttcTCATTGCATTTCTAATTTTGATAATCAatggacaattaaaaaaaaagtcattgatAAGGAACCTCAATTTAATTGGCCTTATTTTGGCATCAAAATagcattattgttttttaatatcagAAATATGTCCAAAACGGATCTGAATCAATCATTACATAGAATTGATGAAACAGAAAGAAGAGTTGTATTATGTGTTTCACTCAGGAATTTTCTTTGCCTCCAAACGTCTTGGCAGCCTTTGGCCCACAGGGGGCAGCATTGTTGTGTGTTAGCTTTAATTGCCCCTTTGTGATGCTTTACAGCAGGTTTGAATCATTGGAAAGGACGTAAGCTAAAGCCATAATACAGCCCACAAAAGGTCATCTGCAGTCTTTTTGTTAGCAATGTGAAGTATTTTCAACTAGTTTTTTTTAGAAGGTGCTGAAGTGTCATTAATGCCAAGCTAATAATAAGATCAGGCACTCTTGCTTATTTGGAAGCTTTGATTCCAAATTAGCACAAATACTATTGTATTTCTGAGGAAgtcatttgtgttttccatgacTATTTGTTATTATAATATTTGATATGTTGGGGCTTTTAGGAATAAGCTAATGGTCCTGTCCTAACAAAACTTGAAAGTGTGTTTGGgtgtgatgtttttatttttttgccagcaTGGGCAAATAAGTCTCATCAAGTGTGTGCCTGagtgaatttgttttattaccggttttatttttttactatgTAGATTCTGAGAATTTGTAGTAATTTCAATCGGCAGTGAATTATAGTGTTGTACATAGAGGATTTTGTATTTATACCTATTTTTGCTGAATTGTTTTCATacgggcatttttttttgtatgacaTGCGGCacttaatatttttgtaataatgtgtttgaaaatgcggaaataaataaataatgaagccATTGCTACATCTCCACTTCTGCAGTATTTCCCATTTTAGAAAGGAGGACTTGCTCCAAAGATCTAATGAGGAGTGACACTGAGAGAAAAGGTGGACACGAAGCGTGACAATAAACGAGGGGCAACTATGAACCCACTCGGCTGGGTGGACAATGGTGGGTGCGTGGTTTTCTACAACTTGGAATCCCAacaaaaggctgtggaccccCCCAAAAGGTCAGAGTTCACTAGGTCACCGGTGGAGGGTTTTCAAAGTGTGTTTAGTGAGTGCAAATACAAGCAGACAAGATTAAAATTATTAGACCAATGCTGCCATATttaaatgatttctttttcatttatgaGTGTTTTCAAAAAAGTGTCGTAATGGCGTCTGTTTTCTGCAAACTCTGTTTCCAGCTGACACCAGGTGCCGATTAGCGCTAAGTGTCTATTAGCCAAAGTTGCATGTTTGGTTAACTGCAGGCTATAAAATGCATCACACACAGCAGACTTTCTTCGGTCTTAAATTGCTTGTCTAAATGTGCCCTTTGTGTGCTAGCATggcaggaggtcatcagtgAACTGCACTATAATGATGGGCATATCATTTAAATTATGGCTTCAGGAAGTTATATTTTTACGCTCCACAAGTAGCACGTAGGTCAGTCTTTCAGCATTTATCTTCAAACATGTCAGAAATGTTTAGTCAGGCCCTAGTATTGGCTAGTGATAAAAAAGTGCTTTGGCGCCACATGTAGACAACCTATGAAGAATAAAGTACACGTGTAAGCTTGTCCGTAAATGCATCACGCTGCAGTTGTGGTTCACAAACAGGTTAGACAACTAAAGACAGTTTGATGTTTTATTCCCATGCACCACCCAGCtctattgtatttttgctGAGTCAGGAAatcacagacattttgaaAACGGTCCAACATGTTAACATCAGCTAGCAATGAATCAAATCTCCTATgtccattttatttcagtcTCGGTCATGCATGTGGACCAGAAGAGGGGCCGCGTTACGGTAAAACGGTCTCCTTGACGCCGCTCGTAAATTGAtagcagaacctggtggagcTGAGTCAACAAGGGGGAATGAAGAGAgggaagggtggggggggtacATGGTCGTCCTCTGGACTGCTGGGAAGTTTACTAATCTTTCGGAAAGATCTCTGCTGCTGTAGAGTGTCGGTTCACAAACCTTTTGCTCGATGGACGAGGAATTAGCTAAGTGAGGCTATATTAAAATGTCGCTAGCAGTTGCAATGCTACAATCTGCCTTTAATTCAGCCATTCTTTAgcataccactagagggagctaTAACATGTTTTACCTTTTCTTCCACTCTTTTCCATCAAATGGTGTCTTCTGCCTTTAGGCTTGGGATCTGGCCAGTATTTTGGTGCTTGGCCAGAGCAGACCAGTTCGTTGGGTTCGACAAAAGCTACAGCGGTTTGTGAAGGCTGCACAAAAGCCGGGCCTCTTTTCAAGGGGCCCCAAAGAAACTGAAGGAGGGTATTGTCGGGACATTGCATGACATCAGCCCCGGACGGGCATGATGTATGCAGTATGCATAATGCACCTACATTATACGGACAGAAGTATGTAGACGAGACTTAATGGATGAATTAATCAATAAGTGGGCTTAAACCAATCGGAATTCTTCAGGCATTTGAGGTTTCCGATTCTGTGGGAAAAGTTTGGGGAAGGCACGTACAGCGGCCATAAAGGCATGCTTGGATGAGTTGATGTGGAATAACTTGACcccatcaaatattttaatgttatttaCCAATGGCTACTATGTCCAATGACTACTTTTAATATACGCACAAAGCAACGTGTGTTTTTGGTTGGACTTTGAAGCCTCGCTTCTTTGTAAGTGAGCTCTAATGATAAATAGATTGTAAGTGTTTTGCGCGTGTGGCCGACATGAGGCATGTTTGTGTTGGCCTTCACATTAGGCGATGTGTAAACATGTACAATGGCACACATGCAGCAGACTTCATTGCCAACTGAAGGACAAGCGGCACAAGAAGGAGTTTGTCCATTTACGTGTGAACACAGCAGCAgtgttgttgtcttttcccCCTGTTTTTGGGTCGGCCAGAAATCCGTTTTAAACCAGCTgatggattttatttattcaacagTAGATTGCAATACACACTGTCACTTTAGATTTTTAGGAAACTCTtatgccataaaaaaaaagtgtacatACAGTGCAGCTAATGCAAATAGTAGCGGCCTGAGCAGTCAGCTGAGTTACCATGGAAACCACACACCATCCAACTGTGGCAAAGGAGAGATGAGAATAAGTTTGCAAACTTGAAGTGCCACAAAAACATTCCCACGTGACGATTGCCTTCGCTCCCTCCCCCTTCTccttctttttcctcctcttcctcctccctctaGTCAGTGTGGCGCACAATAGCGTCAGAGTGTGcaaatacgcacacacacttctttCAGTTCGGTTTCGAGCACACTTTTTGGACACTTTTACGCGCCGCTCTTTGGCTTCCAATGGGAATTAATCGTGCGGATTTTGCATCGTTTCTTGGAACGCagtgatttgtattttgttcctTTTGTTTGGGGAAAAGTTTCGAGGCAAACATGCCGGAGAGAATCAGCATTTCGGACTTTGTGGTTTTGACCAATGAGGATCTGTCGTCACCGGCCACGTCCACTTTCCAGGCCAAAATGAGCGATTGTCGGAGCACAGTGTCCGTCGTGGAAGAGGTGAGTGTCCATGGGAGAGGTGTTTACCTGCTGCGTGCATTCTGTTGTACTTCCGTGCAATGCTCACCTTTAGACTAACCTACTTATTGCTGGTTTCGTTTTGCTGTAAATCTACTCTGGTGTGCCGCACTGGGCTTATTCTTGGTGTTAAAAAGTGTACAGGtgtggtataaaaaaaaaaaaaaaattgaatgcaCTGTATGTGATTTACCTTGTATGTAACTATCATGTGATTGGTTCGTGGAGCAACATTCTTACTAACCAGGTTGTTAAGATCAGATCTCACGTGACAAATTTGTctttaatgttttcaaatctgAATGGTAGGTTCACTGAATTGTCTTTATTGTTATGTTAAgggtatttatatatatatatttatttatttattatatatatatatatatatatatatatatatatatatatattattatatatattattattattatatatatatatatatatatatatatatttagagagagagagagagagagtagtTTTGTAGTCTTTAAAAATTAACTGTCCGGTTAATCGACTATTTGAATTTCTATTCTTTCAAATATTGGAATCGGCCTCAAATCGGTCAAACCccatttgaaatgttgatCACTGTTTGCAAACATGTTAGGTCGTTTTGATGGATGTGTAAATGGTCACCCTGGGTTTGATGGGCGAGTGGCGACCAATCCGGGGTCAACTGCAAACCTGAGAAATTGCATCCTTGTTTATAATCAGCAAATCCTTAAATTGTTGTAGCAATAAAATTTGGATGGACGCATTGTATTTATACAGGCTTTTAGCTTGAAGAcctgtttttcccccctttgttTATTAGTCTAAATGCTGTTCTTCCGAAGCTTCTCAGCCAAAGGAAGAGAGGCAGGGGAGGCTGCCGTGAACTTTGCCATTAAGCAAATAATCCGCATCAGTTAGTCCTTCCTCTCCTATCTTGTGCAAAACAAGCAGTCGACTCTTCTTCTGGGACATCTTTGCAGTCTTGATGAGTAAGCAAGAACATCACAGCATTATTGGAACCCATTTGGACAtgatgaaatctttttttttttttcttgcaaagTCAGCAAGAACATCACAGCATTATTGGAACCCATTTGAACAtaatgaaatctttttttttttttttgcaaagcatATCAGTGTCAGGACATGTCGATTAACGGTGAGGGGCTAACATGTGGACATGATTGTGGTTTGCAGTTTAGGCAATAGCTCCCCCCTTCTCCCCAAGTGCACTTCTGGAGCTTGCTTACTAACCAACTATGAGATGACGAATGTTTTTCATATAATGTATCATCGCTGTCATTTCCAGGAGATGTTTTGCTAGAATACTGTAGAGCAATTTTCGCAAATACATCATCATGCCCCCAACATGGCAGTTGGTGATGAAATATTACACCTGCTTGTACATTTGCCCCAAGCCTCTTTCACACAGAGATCCTGCCAATTTTAATTACATTATATTATTAACTTTCCTGATtaccttttttcttccaagtTATTTTTTACGTCGCATCATAGAAATAATTGAATCGATTCAGAAAGTCAGGAAAAGTGCAGAAAGTGACGGAACACGCAAGTGTGAGTTGAAAAAAGCCGTCTGGCCACGTGTAAACACCAAATAGTCGTTTATCCTGTGCCACCAACACACTCCACTTTAATCACTTTCCCATTCTCTGAGTCACATCTTACAACATCACACTCAGCCTTTTAATTAGCGGACCCACGCTTGAGGGTTAGCGGGGGAGATGGGAGTGAACGTCACCAAAAAGTGAGCGAGGGCGCCTAAACGGGACCGCCTAACAACACAGAGTCTCTGTTAGGTCTGAATTTCTGCCTCATTAAAGTTGTAAAGTAACGCCTTATGTTGGGATCAGCGGAAAAGCGTGTCTGTGTGAGGTCGAGTAAACAATTTTGAAGGCTATGTCATaaaattgaacacaaaatggatgaatggattgtTTACATTGCATCTTAGTTGGCTCCtaatttgttgtgttgttttgataGTCCCTGGAGATGGATCACGCCACTCTacaaaagatgaagaagatgatCAAAGCTATCTACAACTCCGGAATCAGTGAGTGTTCAAAATTTGCCGCCTCGCGTTTAATGTCGTCACACCGTTTTGCGCTGGCTAGACTTTGCTAGTGTGCGGTGTGTCATCTGTTGATGTTGACACTgtgtctgtcattttttttgttgactgggtgtgaagcaaaaaaaaaaaaaaagttcattcaTGACCTCGATTAGTGCAACAAAGTGTCTGGAGGCGTTTTGATTCATCGGAAAGAGACAGGAAATGAAACGTTTGACGTCATTTTGTGAAATTGTGGCGGATGGCCAATGTCAACCCTATTTTGCAAACTGTCCATTGTGGTCAGTTTTATGAAATTAGCTTCGgatcttttcaaaatgaacatgGATGATGAATTCTTAGAAAAAAACTCAGATTTTGCCCTCACCGCCGTTAAAAAGCCTCTCTTGAATATTTCCAAAATGAGTTAGTGGGGCAAAGCAGTATTGTCTGGCTCACTATTTGGCAAGTGGATCTAAAAACATGTCCGCGTGTTGTACAGTCTGAATAAATGTTCCGAGACCAAGGTGCAAATAGCACGCGTGTTTTCCGTCAGCCGTCAGtaattgttgtgtgtgtgtgtgtcgttgAGTAACACATAGCAGCTCTGAGGAAGTGTACTCGTGACGTTTTCTAAACTTCTCATTCCAACCCAGAAGTGAGTGAGTCAGAGATCTGTTGCCCAGAATTCAGCCAAGCATACAGAATAAATTGAAATTGTAGGAGAGGGTTGATCGTAAGCGCCGGCCTTCCACcattatgttgtttttctctttaatCACTCTCGATGGAAATCGTACATCAACACCATGAGTCAGCTGACCTGCAAGCCATTCCTGGCTCACatctgcaaaaacacacatatatGCCATCGAGTCTTCCCTTCCCGGTCGCCAGAACCTCAAAGAATTTGACGGCAAAGTTGAGTGTGTGTCAACAGATGAGCTGTAAAGATTCATTTCATGTGCACATTGTGTGATACTTTCACACATGTCGTCTGTTTTCAATCTCGTAACCGCTTTGAGGTCACAAGAAAGAAAGGCCACAgagaatgtcatttttttccacaaagtaATTCCCGAGTGTAGAGGACATATgaaagtgtttgtgttttggccTCACTTTTGAGTGCCC
Above is a genomic segment from Syngnathus acus chromosome 22, fSynAcu1.2, whole genome shotgun sequence containing:
- the e2f2 gene encoding transcription factor E2F2 isoform X2; the encoded protein is MMRLPKGVSPASGLPCSQPKMKLLAGEFFSTGLSSPPLSTVPVGYFSQICPNTAAAEQRAHSLYSTPHGPDQKPIRSTTGRLPAKRKLDLEDPVFLPEFRTPKGKGGFAASPRTPKSPGERTRYDTSLGLLTKKFVGLIAKSPDGVLDLNWATEVLEVQKRRIYDITNVLEGVQLIRKKSKNNIQWLVGDVFEGGTSGGAKARALQKELGDLERAERSLDELIHSTGAQLKQLTEHKDSQRLGYVTYQDIRSIGSFREETVIAIKAPSETKLEVPDAAGGSLQIYLKSSNGPIEVYLCPEEGLEDASPVKSLVTPEKATATPASASCVKEEPVEASISTAAAATSSSSSSASLLDVEHLLGLPPSLLQMTEDQLPGTSFSTDPSEGGGAPFVSFSPNLDHSDYLWSLEDGEGVSDFFNTYDLNDLL
- the e2f2 gene encoding transcription factor E2F2 isoform X3; translation: MMRLPKGVSPASGLPCSQPKMKLLAGEFFSTGLSSPPLSTVPVGYFSQICPNTAAAEQRAHSLYSTPHGPDQKPIRSTTGRLPAKRKLDLEDPVFLPEFRTPKGKGGFAASPRTPKSPGERTRYDTSLGLLTKKFVGLIAKSPDGVLDLNWATEVLEVQKRRIYDITNVLEGVQLIRKKSKNNIQWLVGDVFEGGTSGGAKARALQKELGDLERAERSLDELIHSTGAQLKQLTEHKDSQRLGYVTYQDIRSIGSFREETVIAIKAPSETKLEVPDAAGGSLQIYLKSSNGPIEVYLCPEEGLEDASPVKSLVTPEKATATPASASCVKEEPVEAAAATSSSSSSASLLDVEHLLGLPPSLLQMTEDQLPGTSFSTDPSEGGGAPFVSFSPNLDHSDYLWSLEDGEGVSDFFNTYDLNDLL
- the e2f2 gene encoding transcription factor E2F2 isoform X1, which codes for MMRLPKGVSPASGLPCSQPKMKLLAGEFFSTGLSSPPLSTVPVGYFSQICPNTAAAEQRAHSLYSTPHGPDQKPIRSTTGRLPAKRKLDLEDPVFLPEFRTPKGKGGFAASPRSKNLTRSIFYLRVLKSVCLSAPKSPGERTRYDTSLGLLTKKFVGLIAKSPDGVLDLNWATEVLEVQKRRIYDITNVLEGVQLIRKKSKNNIQWLVGDVFEGGTSGGAKARALQKELGDLERAERSLDELIHSTGAQLKQLTEHKDSQRLGYVTYQDIRSIGSFREETVIAIKAPSETKLEVPDAAGGSLQIYLKSSNGPIEVYLCPEEGLEDASPVKSLVTPEKATATPASASCVKEEPVEASISTAAAATSSSSSSASLLDVEHLLGLPPSLLQMTEDQLPGTSFSTDPSEGGGAPFVSFSPNLDHSDYLWSLEDGEGVSDFFNTYDLNDLL